The Prochlorococcus marinus XMU1408 region TTATTAAGAAGTAAAATATCACCATAAATTATTTGTGATCTTCCTATTGAACTTTCTAAGGCGACATCATTAAAGTTCTCAGCATCTATTAAAGTTATAATTGAATCTAATCTTGTTTTATCTCTTAATTCACTTCCTAGTAATGTCATTGCAACTGGAAGAGGGTCGGCTAAACCTGTAGTTTCAATAATAATGTAATCTATTTTCTTATTGACTTTGATTAACTTTTCTATTGCTCCTACTAACTCACCATTTATAGAACAGCAAATACATCCATTAGTTAACTCAATCATTTCTTCTTCAGTCTTAATTATTAATTCATTATCAATCCCTATTTCACCAAATTCATTCACTAATACAGCTGTTTTGATTCCTTTTTGATTAGTAAGTATATGATTTAATAAAGTGGTTTTCCCTGATCCTAAAAATCCTGATATAATTGTAATAGGTATATTAGTCTTGGAAATTATTTTTTCTTTAGAATTGGATTCGCTTTTGTTCATTTTAATAGCAGAAAATAATATAAATTAGGTATTGATTAATTTATCAATAGACTCAGCAAGCTTGATGTCATTAGTAGTAATTCCACCTTTGTCATGTGTAGTTAATTCGATTTTAACTTTATTATATGTATTCTGCCAATTTGGATGATGATCCATTTTTTCAGATAAAAGGGCGACCTTACTCATAAAGCCAAAAGCATCAATAAAATTATCAAATTTAAATTCCTTCTTTATGGTTTTATTATCTATTATCCAAGAAGGGTTCTTTTCTTTAAAATAATCTAGTTGATTTTGCTCTATTAAAGAAACCATGAGTTTTTTCTATCTAATTTTAATTTAAATCAAAATCACCAATTGCATGCAATTGTAATGACCTTGATTTATTTGAGGTTCTATGTTCCCAAATATAAATTGCTTGCCATAAGCCTATTTCTAATTTGCCATCAACAACACTGAAGCTAAGATTATTTGAGGTAAGCATTGTTCTTATATGAGCAGGCATATCGTCAAATCCCTCTTCTGAATGAAGATATTCTATTCTTTTATCACTTCTGTCAATTGGATAAAATCCCTTTTCGGGCACAATGGCTTTCATGTAAGTTGATAAATCTTTAAGAACATTGATGTCCGCATTTTCATTTATAATTAAACTACAGCTTGTATGTTTTAGAAAAATAAGAAGTATTCCTTTATGAAGCTTGTAATTTTTAATCCAATGATTTATATCTTTTGTTATATCAGTAAAGCCTTGTCCATTCGTCTCGAAATCTAAAGTTGATAAAACCTGATCCATTCCTAATAAACCATTTAACCTTAATCTATAAATTCTAACAGGTTTGTTGCCTTTCTATTAAGTCAATGAATTTCGACTTAGATCTTATAAAAAGATATAATCTTTTTTATTTTCAAATCATGAATAATTAAATTAAGAACTTAAAATTTAAATTATTTTAAATTGATGAAATATAAATCTTTTTTCATCAATTTGATATTAGTATTACACAAATATTAAATGGACTACTTTGTCAAAGTCTGCTTGGCAGCTTTTAGGAGATTACCTAAAAGATACGCAGTTGTTGGGATCTATACAAAGCACTCTCTACTGGGATCAAAATACAACTATGCCTATTGCTGGTTCCTCTTGGAGAGGAGAGCAATTAAGTTTTTTAGCTAAACAACTTCATGCAAGACAAAGTTGTGAAAAGTTCGAAATTTTAATAAAAGAAGCAAAATCTGAACTTCAAAATTTAAAACAAAACGATGATTTGGAATCACAGCTCTTAACA contains the following coding sequences:
- a CDS encoding 4a-hydroxytetrahydrobiopterin dehydratase; translated protein: MVSLIEQNQLDYFKEKNPSWIIDNKTIKKEFKFDNFIDAFGFMSKVALLSEKMDHHPNWQNTYNKVKIELTTHDKGGITTNDIKLAESIDKLINT
- a CDS encoding secondary thiamine-phosphate synthase enzyme YjbQ, which translates into the protein MDQVLSTLDFETNGQGFTDITKDINHWIKNYKLHKGILLIFLKHTSCSLIINENADINVLKDLSTYMKAIVPEKGFYPIDRSDKRIEYLHSEEGFDDMPAHIRTMLTSNNLSFSVVDGKLEIGLWQAIYIWEHRTSNKSRSLQLHAIGDFDLN